A window of Pedobacter lusitanus contains these coding sequences:
- a CDS encoding beta-ketoacyl-ACP synthase III, which yields MSKIHAAITAVQGYVPDYVLSNKELETIVDTTDEWITSRTGIKERRILKGEGLGTSDMAVHAVNGLLKKRGITAEEVDLIIFCTTTPDMPFPATANILADKIGAKNAWGFDLQAACSGFIYGISTASQFIESGKHQKVLVVGGDKMSSIIDYTDRTTCIIFGDGCGAVLLEPNEEGNGIIDSVLKSDGAGRQFLHQKAGGSVKPASYETIDHREHFVYQEGKAVFKFAVTNMADVAAEIMERNQLSAEDVTWLVPHQANKRIIDATASRMGVGSEKVMINIERYGNTTNGTIPLCLWEWEDKLKKGDNIILAAFGGGFTWGSVYIKWAY from the coding sequence ATGAGTAAAATTCACGCTGCAATTACTGCGGTTCAAGGTTATGTTCCTGATTATGTCCTTTCTAATAAAGAATTAGAAACGATAGTTGACACAACAGATGAATGGATCACCTCACGAACGGGTATAAAAGAGCGAAGAATATTAAAAGGTGAAGGATTAGGTACTTCTGATATGGCGGTTCATGCTGTTAATGGCCTGTTGAAAAAAAGAGGTATTACTGCAGAAGAAGTCGATCTGATTATCTTTTGTACAACTACTCCTGATATGCCTTTCCCGGCCACTGCAAACATATTAGCTGATAAAATCGGTGCAAAAAATGCATGGGGTTTTGATTTACAGGCTGCTTGTTCTGGATTTATCTATGGGATTTCTACTGCTTCGCAATTTATTGAATCTGGAAAACATCAGAAAGTACTGGTAGTTGGTGGCGATAAAATGTCGTCTATCATAGATTATACAGACAGAACAACCTGCATCATTTTTGGTGACGGATGTGGTGCTGTATTACTGGAACCTAATGAAGAAGGTAACGGAATCATTGACTCTGTACTAAAGTCGGATGGTGCCGGAAGACAATTCCTGCATCAGAAAGCAGGTGGATCTGTAAAACCAGCTTCATATGAAACCATTGACCATCGGGAACACTTTGTTTACCAGGAAGGAAAAGCTGTTTTTAAATTTGCAGTTACCAATATGGCAGATGTTGCTGCCGAAATCATGGAACGGAATCAGCTTAGTGCTGAAGATGTAACGTGGTTGGTTCCACATCAGGCCAATAAAAGAATTATTGACGCTACGGCATCGAGAATGGGTGTAGGATCTGAAAAAGTAATGATCAATATCGAGCGTTACGGTAATACTACCAATGGAACTATCCCCCTGTGTTTGTGGGAATGGGAAGATAAACTTAAAAAAGGCGATAATATTATTCTTGCTGCTTTTGGAGGTGGATTTACCTGGGGATCAGTATACATAAAGTGGGCTTACTAA
- the plsX gene encoding phosphate acyltransferase PlsX — MKIGLDIMGGDYAPKANVLGAIAAHELLSPNEHLVLIGDTQQIKPLLAENGFNPDHFEYVHTEEVIGMGEHPTRAIAQKPNSSISLGFSMLKNGEIDAFVGAGNSGAMMVGAVFSVKTVPGIIRPCLCTIVPKLDGGRGLMLDVGANADCKPDTLLQFGVLGSLYAENVMQINNPKVGLINIGEEDEKGNMLSLATFPLMKECNLFNFIGNIEGRDLFNEKADVIVCDGFTGNIMLKLAESFYIMTIKKGLKDEFFDRFNYENYGGSPVLGVNAPVIIGHGISSPTAVKNMIFQARDMINTGLVGKIQDAFK; from the coding sequence ATGAAAATAGGTCTCGATATAATGGGCGGAGACTATGCTCCCAAAGCTAACGTTTTGGGAGCTATAGCAGCTCATGAGTTATTATCTCCAAACGAGCATTTAGTGCTAATTGGGGATACGCAGCAAATTAAACCTTTGCTCGCTGAAAACGGGTTTAATCCCGATCACTTTGAATATGTTCATACCGAAGAGGTAATTGGTATGGGCGAACATCCCACAAGAGCAATTGCTCAAAAACCAAATTCAAGTATTTCTCTTGGTTTCTCAATGTTAAAAAATGGGGAAATCGACGCATTTGTTGGCGCAGGTAATTCTGGTGCAATGATGGTTGGGGCTGTTTTTAGTGTAAAAACTGTTCCTGGCATTATCAGACCTTGTCTGTGTACAATTGTACCCAAGCTTGACGGAGGAAGAGGTTTAATGCTTGACGTTGGTGCAAATGCCGACTGTAAGCCTGATACTTTACTCCAGTTCGGAGTTTTAGGTAGTTTATATGCTGAGAATGTCATGCAGATAAATAATCCTAAAGTCGGTCTGATCAATATTGGCGAAGAAGATGAGAAAGGAAATATGCTGAGTCTGGCGACGTTCCCTTTAATGAAAGAATGTAATCTCTTTAACTTTATTGGAAATATTGAGGGAAGAGATTTATTCAATGAAAAAGCAGATGTAATTGTATGTGACGGGTTTACCGGAAACATTATGCTTAAATTGGCTGAATCGTTTTACATAATGACCATTAAAAAAGGGCTTAAAGATGAGTTCTTTGACAGGTTCAATTATGAGAATTACGGTGGAAGTCCGGTTCTTGGAGTAAATGCACCTGTGATCATAGGTCATGGAATCTCCTCGCCTACCGCTGTTAAAAACATGATCTTTCAGGCGAGAGACATGATCAATACAGGTCTGGTTGGAAAAATACAAGATGCATTTAAATAA
- the rpmF gene encoding 50S ribosomal protein L32, with product MAHPKRKISKSRRDKRRTHYKAVAPSLATCQTTGAIHVPHHAYNVDGNLYYNGKLVIENTTIG from the coding sequence ATGGCACATCCAAAACGCAAGATCTCTAAAAGTAGAAGAGATAAAAGAAGAACACACTATAAAGCGGTAGCTCCTTCTTTGGCTACTTGTCAAACTACTGGTGCAATCCACGTTCCTCACCACGCATACAACGTTGACGGTAATTTGTACTACAACGGTAAACTGGTTATTGAAAACACCACTATAGGTTAA
- a CDS encoding YceD family protein has protein sequence MKPLKQFSIPFTGLKIGKHQFDFEIDNSFFDAFEYSLVKKGDLKVTVELDKQETMLILKIRIAGTIKLDCDKCLAEFDAPLDISERQIVKFAEDDLESDDLEIIILNKKESSIDIAEILYEFITVSVPYIKICEQNGISGATCDKEMIDRLESLANPSQQEENTTSADPRWEALKKLK, from the coding sequence TTGAAACCTTTAAAACAATTTTCAATCCCTTTTACCGGCTTAAAAATTGGCAAGCATCAATTTGATTTTGAGATTGATAACAGCTTTTTTGACGCATTCGAGTATTCTTTAGTAAAAAAAGGAGACCTGAAAGTAACTGTAGAATTGGATAAACAGGAGACAATGCTAATCTTAAAGATTCGTATTGCCGGAACAATAAAACTTGATTGTGATAAATGTTTAGCAGAATTTGATGCCCCTCTGGATATTTCAGAAAGGCAGATTGTAAAGTTCGCTGAAGACGACCTGGAGAGTGATGATTTAGAGATCATCATCCTGAATAAAAAAGAAAGTAGCATCGATATTGCTGAGATTCTTTATGAATTTATCACGGTATCGGTTCCTTACATAAAGATTTGTGAGCAGAATGGCATCAGTGGTGCCACATGCGACAAAGAGATGATTGACAGACTGGAAAGTCTGGCTAACCCATCTCAGCAAGAAGAGAATACAACAAGTGCTGACCCGCGTTGGGAAGCATTAAAAAAATTAAAATAA
- the pdxA gene encoding 4-hydroxythreonine-4-phosphate dehydrogenase PdxA: protein MSNKIKIGISIGDVNGIGLEVILKTLANNSILDYCTPIVYGHTKVASYHRKALGLGDFSFNVINDAEAANPKKANMINCWEEDVKIELGVSNETGGKYALLSLERATEDLISGNIDALVTAPINKHNIQSENFKFPGHTEYLQERTGSSDVLMFLLSEDIRVGVVTGHIPVSKIAESITKESIVKKLLLINKSLKKDFWIEKPKIAVLGLNPHAGDNGLLGSEEQDIIMPAIQEAFDSGVICFGPYPADGFFGKGAYKQFDAVLAMYHDQGLIPFKTIAFGTGVNYTAGMKYVRTSPDHGTGFDIAGKDLADPSSFIEAVFAATHIVKHRREQDDLLSNQLRSGGKIIETAADVKDDAN from the coding sequence ATGAGCAATAAAATCAAAATAGGTATCAGTATAGGTGATGTAAATGGCATTGGTTTAGAGGTCATTCTGAAAACCCTGGCTAATAATAGCATCCTTGATTACTGTACTCCTATCGTTTATGGACATACAAAAGTAGCATCTTATCATAGAAAGGCATTGGGTCTTGGAGATTTCAGTTTTAACGTCATCAATGATGCCGAAGCTGCTAATCCTAAAAAAGCAAATATGATCAACTGCTGGGAAGAGGATGTAAAAATTGAACTGGGTGTATCCAATGAAACTGGTGGAAAATACGCACTGTTATCTCTGGAAAGAGCAACAGAAGATCTGATCAGTGGAAATATCGATGCTTTAGTTACCGCTCCGATTAATAAACATAATATACAATCCGAGAATTTTAAATTCCCGGGTCATACAGAATATCTGCAGGAACGTACCGGAAGTTCCGATGTGCTGATGTTTTTATTAAGTGAAGATATCCGTGTTGGTGTGGTTACCGGTCATATTCCAGTTTCAAAGATTGCAGAAAGCATTACCAAAGAAAGTATCGTTAAAAAACTACTCCTGATCAATAAAAGTCTGAAAAAAGACTTCTGGATTGAGAAACCAAAAATCGCTGTACTGGGCTTAAATCCACATGCCGGTGATAATGGTCTGTTAGGTAGTGAGGAACAGGATATTATTATGCCAGCCATCCAGGAAGCATTTGATTCCGGGGTAATTTGTTTTGGTCCTTACCCGGCCGATGGATTTTTCGGTAAAGGTGCGTATAAACAATTTGATGCTGTCCTGGCGATGTATCATGACCAGGGTCTGATTCCATTCAAAACTATAGCTTTTGGAACGGGCGTAAATTATACTGCAGGAATGAAGTACGTACGTACCTCACCTGACCATGGTACCGGATTCGATATAGCTGGAAAAGACCTTGCAGATCCTTCATCTTTTATAGAGGCAGTTTTTGCAGCAACACATATTGTAAAACACAGACGTGAGCAGGATGATCTGTTAAGCAACCAGTTAAGAAGCGGTGGAAAAATTATCGAAACTGCAGCGGATGTGAAGGATGATGCAAACTAA
- the rsmA gene encoding 16S rRNA (adenine(1518)-N(6)/adenine(1519)-N(6))-dimethyltransferase RsmA, which yields MSLVRAKKHLGQHFLTDKKIAAKIVDGLIHTDQYRQVLEVGPGMGILSDILLERENLETFMIDIDVESYNFLKDKYPQMGERLINGDFLALDLRKVFPGKFAVIGNFPYNISSQILFKILEHRENVVEMVGMFQKEVAERCASKSGTKEYGILSVLIQAYYNIDYLFTVKPGTFNPPPKVNSGVIRLSRNDRGTLPCDEKLFWAVVKAGFNQRRKTLRNALSGVLPKVKMDDNIYFEKRAEQLSVEDFITLTQLVTKLAL from the coding sequence ATGAGTTTGGTAAGGGCGAAAAAACATTTAGGACAACATTTTTTGACCGATAAAAAAATAGCGGCAAAAATTGTAGACGGTCTTATCCATACCGATCAATATCGTCAGGTGCTCGAAGTAGGACCAGGGATGGGAATTCTTTCAGATATTCTGCTGGAAAGAGAAAACCTGGAAACTTTTATGATAGACATTGATGTGGAATCTTATAATTTCTTAAAGGATAAGTATCCGCAAATGGGTGAAAGGCTGATTAATGGTGATTTCCTTGCGCTTGATCTTAGAAAAGTGTTTCCTGGTAAATTTGCTGTTATTGGTAATTTCCCCTATAATATTTCTTCGCAGATTTTATTTAAGATATTGGAACACAGAGAGAATGTGGTGGAAATGGTTGGGATGTTTCAAAAAGAAGTTGCCGAGCGTTGTGCATCTAAAAGCGGAACCAAGGAGTATGGAATTCTTAGTGTACTGATCCAGGCTTATTATAATATTGATTATTTGTTTACTGTAAAACCAGGAACTTTTAATCCGCCACCTAAAGTGAATTCGGGTGTGATCCGTCTGAGCAGAAATGACAGGGGAACTTTGCCTTGTGATGAAAAGCTGTTCTGGGCTGTAGTTAAAGCAGGATTTAATCAGCGCAGAAAGACATTAAGAAATGCCCTGTCGGGTGTATTGCCTAAAGTTAAAATGGATGATAATATCTATTTTGAAAAGAGAGCGGAGCAATTGAGTGTAGAAGATTTTATTACCCTTACGCAGCTGGTAACTAAGCTGGCGTTATAA
- a CDS encoding 2-hydroxyacid dehydrogenase, protein MSGKILIVDDLHPVFKNRAEQLGYQVDDRPEITRAETLAVIAEYDGIAVRTKFKIDRELMEAAPGLKFVARAGAGLDNIDEAYAKERHIRLLNAPEGNRDAVGEHAMGMLLSLINNHRKADIEIRNGIWDREGNRGWELKGKTVGIIGYGFMGSSMAKKLSGFDVKVIAYDKYKTGFSDAYAQECSMEEIVKHSDVLSLHIPLTSETRQMVDEEYLYHFKKNIFFINTARGEIVNTKAILAAINSGKILGAGLDVLEAEKFPNLAEQSWYPELKESPKVILTPHVGGWTFDSYRKISEVLADKLEQL, encoded by the coding sequence ATGAGCGGTAAAATTTTAATTGTTGATGACTTACATCCTGTATTTAAAAACAGGGCAGAACAATTAGGTTATCAGGTTGATGACCGTCCTGAAATTACCAGGGCAGAAACGCTGGCAGTTATAGCTGAATATGATGGTATTGCAGTGCGGACAAAATTTAAGATTGACAGGGAGTTGATGGAAGCCGCACCAGGACTTAAGTTTGTTGCCAGAGCAGGTGCCGGTCTGGATAATATTGATGAAGCATACGCTAAAGAACGTCATATCCGCTTGCTCAATGCTCCGGAAGGAAACAGGGATGCTGTAGGAGAACATGCTATGGGCATGCTTCTTTCACTGATTAACAACCATCGTAAGGCTGATATTGAGATCAGAAATGGTATATGGGATCGTGAGGGAAACCGTGGATGGGAGCTTAAAGGAAAAACAGTAGGAATCATTGGCTATGGTTTTATGGGCAGCAGCATGGCTAAAAAACTTTCGGGTTTTGACGTGAAGGTAATTGCCTACGATAAATATAAAACGGGTTTCTCTGATGCTTATGCGCAAGAGTGCAGCATGGAAGAGATTGTTAAACATAGTGATGTATTGAGTTTGCATATTCCGCTTACTTCAGAAACCAGACAAATGGTGGATGAAGAATATCTGTATCATTTCAAAAAGAATATTTTCTTTATCAATACGGCGCGCGGAGAAATTGTAAATACCAAAGCTATACTGGCTGCTATTAATTCAGGAAAAATACTGGGAGCAGGACTGGATGTGCTGGAGGCAGAAAAGTTCCCGAATCTGGCTGAACAATCCTGGTATCCTGAACTGAAAGAATCACCTAAAGTAATCCTGACACCGCATGTCGGAGGCTGGACTTTTGATTCGTACAGGAAAATTTCAGAAGTGCTTGCAGATAAACTGGAACAGCTTTAA
- a CDS encoding DUF2339 domain-containing protein, translated as MEFLYILLLGVIIILIATAKSSINERIGRLEYRIFEFQELLKQSRPGYIPPGTSADEQQVPGMPPASWKTEAPQTPAPAFVPPPYKTRVDLNPDPVPDFIPRPVKEESPETTAPENTVKPETVFPVQDKIYTELLAEEKGAEQVQQEPAEPELSFFEKHPDLEKFIGENLINKIGIAILVLAIGYFVKFAIDSNWIGPVGRVGIGVLCGGILVGIAHRLRNSYKAFSSVLVGGGIAVLYFTITLAFHQFHLFNQTTSFFILIGITCFAVALSLLYDRQEVAIIALVGGLTSPLMVSTGHANYHGLFTYLVILNAGLLFIAYRKSWRILNISTFVLTVLMFSASLFTMPAASSGIGFLYASILYLLFFGINVAYNVRENKTFIGSDFTILLANTALYFGAGLYLLTLLHLEQFRGLFTVSLAVINLFLSYLLFRNKKVDTNVLYLLIGITLTFISVAGPIQLYGHYITLFWAAETVLLYWLYKKSGIYLMQLASQLVWAAMLLSLFMDWSNIYGDSAIAVNILLNKGFITTLFTAVSTFLLYVLYTKERTDNTLKGDILNPVFIKYTAIILLFLSGLLEINHQFSNHFPHTSLNSLYVILYAAVFIYLFLLLSKRFESIRLDWRVSAALITACIAVYLFFMTEFFDVQEAILVNHGVAPFHFIAHWVGAVFIAVLFYELIQIARISLPETLRKMASWALSGAVVLFLSLEISLVSNALFYSASSPVSYVETIYIKTGLPVLWGLLSFAMMWLGMRYKFLTLRIISLTLFSVTLLKLFIFDIRNIPPAGKIAAFFFLGVLLLIISFMYQKVKKIIVADEPTQEK; from the coding sequence ATGGAATTTCTCTACATCTTATTACTGGGTGTAATCATCATTTTGATTGCAACTGCCAAAAGCAGTATAAATGAAAGAATCGGAAGACTTGAGTACCGGATTTTTGAATTTCAGGAACTATTGAAACAAAGCAGACCTGGTTATATACCCCCTGGTACATCTGCAGATGAACAGCAAGTTCCCGGGATGCCACCAGCCTCCTGGAAAACTGAGGCTCCTCAAACACCTGCACCGGCCTTTGTTCCGCCTCCTTATAAAACCAGGGTCGATCTTAATCCGGATCCCGTACCTGATTTTATTCCCCGTCCGGTAAAAGAAGAGTCTCCTGAGACTACTGCTCCTGAAAATACTGTAAAACCTGAAACAGTTTTTCCTGTTCAGGATAAGATTTACACTGAATTGCTTGCCGAAGAAAAAGGAGCAGAGCAGGTTCAACAGGAGCCCGCAGAACCTGAGTTGTCTTTTTTTGAGAAACATCCTGACCTGGAAAAATTTATCGGTGAGAATCTGATCAATAAGATTGGTATTGCCATTTTGGTACTCGCTATTGGTTATTTTGTGAAATTTGCAATAGATAGTAACTGGATAGGCCCTGTGGGACGCGTTGGAATTGGTGTACTTTGCGGGGGTATTCTGGTAGGTATTGCCCATCGGTTGCGTAATTCATACAAAGCATTCAGTTCTGTTTTAGTAGGTGGAGGAATTGCCGTCTTATATTTCACCATTACCCTGGCATTTCATCAGTTTCACCTGTTTAATCAGACAACATCTTTTTTTATTCTTATTGGAATTACCTGTTTTGCCGTAGCACTTTCACTGCTCTATGACCGGCAGGAAGTAGCTATAATAGCTTTGGTAGGTGGTTTAACCAGTCCCTTAATGGTGAGCACCGGGCATGCCAATTATCATGGTCTGTTTACGTACCTGGTAATTTTAAATGCAGGCTTACTATTCATTGCTTATCGTAAATCATGGCGTATACTTAATATTTCAACATTTGTTTTGACCGTACTGATGTTCTCGGCAAGTTTATTTACCATGCCGGCTGCCAGTTCCGGGATCGGGTTTTTATATGCGAGTATTTTGTACCTGCTTTTCTTTGGAATCAATGTGGCTTATAATGTCAGGGAAAACAAAACATTTATCGGATCTGATTTTACCATCTTACTGGCTAATACTGCTTTGTATTTTGGTGCCGGATTATACCTGCTTACTTTATTGCATCTGGAGCAGTTCCGGGGCCTTTTTACCGTAAGTCTGGCAGTAATCAATTTATTTTTATCCTATTTGCTTTTTAGAAATAAAAAAGTCGATACCAATGTGCTTTATCTTCTGATAGGCATTACACTGACTTTTATATCAGTTGCAGGGCCTATACAATTATACGGTCATTATATTACCTTGTTCTGGGCAGCAGAAACTGTGCTGCTGTACTGGCTTTATAAAAAATCCGGTATTTACCTGATGCAGTTAGCTTCCCAGTTAGTGTGGGCGGCAATGTTACTGAGTCTTTTTATGGACTGGTCAAATATTTATGGAGACTCGGCGATAGCAGTGAATATTCTTTTAAATAAAGGATTTATTACCACCTTGTTTACTGCTGTAAGTACCTTTCTGTTATATGTTCTGTATACTAAAGAAAGAACAGATAATACGCTCAAAGGAGATATACTGAATCCGGTGTTTATTAAGTATACCGCAATAATACTGTTGTTTCTAAGCGGATTGCTGGAGATTAATCATCAGTTCTCCAATCACTTTCCACATACTTCTTTAAACAGTCTTTATGTCATACTTTATGCTGCTGTATTCATTTATCTTTTCCTTCTGTTGTCGAAAAGATTTGAGAGTATTCGCCTGGACTGGAGAGTGTCTGCTGCTCTGATTACAGCTTGTATCGCAGTTTATCTGTTCTTTATGACTGAATTTTTTGATGTTCAGGAAGCTATACTGGTGAATCATGGAGTTGCGCCCTTTCATTTTATCGCTCACTGGGTAGGAGCAGTATTTATAGCTGTTTTATTTTATGAGTTAATTCAGATAGCCAGAATATCATTACCAGAAACCCTGCGGAAAATGGCAAGCTGGGCATTGTCAGGCGCTGTTGTCTTGTTTTTAAGTCTGGAAATCAGCTTAGTCAGCAATGCCTTATTTTATTCGGCATCGAGCCCGGTAAGTTATGTCGAAACTATCTATATCAAGACAGGTCTTCCGGTTTTATGGGGATTATTATCTTTTGCAATGATGTGGTTAGGGATGCGTTATAAGTTCCTTACGCTAAGGATTATATCGCTGACACTGTTTTCTGTTACACTGTTAAAGCTGTTTATATTTGATATCCGCAATATTCCGCCTGCAGGTAAAATTGCAGCTTTCTTTTTCCTGGGTGTATTGCTGCTCATCATTTCATTTATGTATCAAAAAGTTAAAAAAATAATTGTAGCAGATGAACCTACTCAAGAAAAATAA
- a CDS encoding M1 family metallopeptidase yields the protein MMMKKNIFKIAALFLMGTVTAQAQELYMPRNIKTAYDNGTRSMDGKPGKKYWQNKGKYNMTITVTPNDKLVKGTETITYTNNSPDTLHKVTIRFVNNIHKPEAPRAGYVNKDFLTSGLDINLFTVDGQSYNMDTRDWGTTADIKLNNAIAPGKSASFKINWSYPLSKLSGREGQIDSTTFFVAYAFPRVSVYDDYNGWDKIPHMDRVEFYNDFNDYLLTVKAPKNYVVWATGDLLNPDEVLQPKFAEKLKKSYISDEVVSIANAKEMTNGEVTRQNEWNTWKFKADHITDVTFAMSNHYLWDAGSVVVDSKTKRRTSVQSAYDSKAEDFSHAATWTRQALDWFSNNWPGVPYPFSKMTAVQGFADMEFPMMVNDSSTPDLEFSQFVLNHEIAHTYFPFYMGTNETRYAHMDEGWATTLEYLIGQQQLGKAKADENYKKFRVERWIKDPSTEEDQPVITLSTQVSGSGYGNNAYVKPSLAYLALKDMFGDVLFKKYLHAYMDRWNGKHPIPWDFFNTINDVSGQNLNWYWNNWFFSNNYIDLAIDKVTIKGLTYSVSIRNTGGFAIPFDIRVTYADGTTEVIHETPQIWKFNQKAINIQFAAKKIVSSIVLDGGIYMDAKPVDNNWNK from the coding sequence ATGATGATGAAAAAAAACATTTTCAAAATAGCTGCCTTATTTTTAATGGGAACCGTTACTGCACAGGCCCAGGAATTGTATATGCCAAGAAATATCAAAACAGCATATGATAACGGCACGCGCTCAATGGATGGTAAACCCGGAAAAAAATACTGGCAGAACAAAGGGAAATATAACATGACTATCACAGTCACTCCCAATGACAAACTGGTTAAAGGAACAGAAACTATAACCTATACCAATAATAGTCCCGACACCCTTCATAAAGTTACCATACGATTTGTCAATAATATTCATAAACCCGAAGCGCCAAGAGCAGGTTATGTAAATAAAGACTTTTTAACCTCCGGTCTGGACATCAATTTATTTACTGTAGATGGTCAGTCTTACAATATGGACACCCGTGACTGGGGTACTACAGCAGATATTAAACTGAATAATGCGATAGCTCCTGGTAAATCAGCTTCTTTTAAGATCAACTGGAGTTATCCGCTGTCAAAATTAAGTGGCAGAGAGGGCCAGATTGACAGCACAACATTCTTCGTAGCCTATGCTTTCCCAAGAGTATCAGTTTATGATGACTATAACGGATGGGACAAAATACCGCATATGGACAGAGTGGAATTCTATAACGATTTCAATGATTACCTTCTTACAGTTAAAGCGCCTAAAAACTATGTAGTATGGGCTACAGGCGATTTATTGAACCCTGATGAAGTGTTACAACCAAAATTCGCCGAGAAGCTTAAAAAGTCTTATATCAGCGATGAGGTAGTTTCTATTGCAAATGCAAAGGAAATGACCAATGGCGAAGTAACCAGACAAAATGAATGGAATACCTGGAAATTCAAAGCTGATCATATCACCGACGTGACTTTTGCAATGAGTAACCATTATCTGTGGGATGCGGGAAGTGTAGTGGTTGATTCCAAAACAAAGAGAAGAACCAGCGTACAATCTGCCTATGATAGCAAGGCCGAAGATTTCTCACATGCGGCAACCTGGACCAGACAAGCTTTAGACTGGTTTTCTAATAACTGGCCGGGGGTACCTTATCCATTTTCTAAAATGACCGCAGTACAGGGTTTCGCTGATATGGAGTTTCCAATGATGGTCAATGATTCGAGTACTCCTGACCTGGAATTCAGTCAGTTTGTACTGAACCATGAAATTGCACATACTTACTTCCCTTTTTATATGGGCACAAATGAAACCCGTTATGCGCATATGGACGAAGGATGGGCAACTACACTGGAATACCTGATTGGACAGCAGCAGCTTGGAAAAGCCAAAGCGGATGAAAACTATAAAAAGTTCAGAGTAGAGAGATGGATAAAAGATCCTTCTACTGAAGAAGACCAGCCTGTTATTACTTTATCTACTCAGGTTTCAGGTTCGGGATATGGCAACAACGCTTATGTTAAACCTTCGCTGGCTTACCTTGCGCTAAAAGATATGTTCGGAGATGTATTATTCAAGAAATATCTGCACGCCTATATGGATCGCTGGAACGGCAAACATCCTATTCCATGGGATTTCTTTAATACTATCAATGATGTTTCCGGACAGAACCTGAACTGGTACTGGAATAACTGGTTTTTCAGCAATAATTATATAGATCTGGCTATTGATAAAGTAACCATCAAAGGGCTTACTTATAGTGTTTCGATCAGGAATACCGGTGGTTTCGCCATTCCTTTTGATATCAGGGTTACTTATGCTGATGGCACAACTGAAGTAATCCATGAAACTCCTCAGATATGGAAATTCAATCAGAAAGCAATCAATATTCAATTTGCAGCCAAGAAAATTGTTTCTTCTATTGTACTGGACGGTGGTATCTATATGGATGCCAAACCAGTAGATAACAACTGGAATAAATAA
- the greA gene encoding transcription elongation factor GreA has translation MTEVTYYTQEGLDKLKEEVHYLTTTGRQLISKAIAEARDKGDLSENAEYDAAKEAQGLHEAKISKLKSTLASARLIDESKLDLTKVLALSIVKIKNIKNGATMTYQLVAESEADLKTGKISVKSPIAQGLLGKSVGDKTEIEVPAGKIEFEILEITR, from the coding sequence ATGACAGAGGTAACATATTACACTCAGGAAGGATTAGATAAGCTAAAGGAAGAGGTACATTACTTAACTACTACAGGGAGACAATTGATCTCCAAAGCTATAGCTGAAGCAAGAGATAAAGGCGATCTGTCCGAAAATGCAGAATACGATGCTGCTAAAGAAGCACAAGGTCTGCACGAGGCAAAAATATCTAAATTAAAAAGTACACTTGCATCTGCAAGATTAATTGATGAATCGAAATTAGACCTGACCAAGGTGCTGGCACTGTCGATTGTTAAAATAAAGAATATCAAAAACGGTGCGACAATGACCTATCAGCTGGTTGCTGAAAGTGAAGCTGATCTTAAGACCGGAAAAATTTCTGTTAAATCACCGATTGCACAAGGCTTACTCGGTAAGTCAGTAGGTGACAAAACGGAAATTGAAGTTCCTGCTGGAAAAATTGAATTTGAAATATTGGAAATCACCAGATAA
- a CDS encoding HIT family protein: MSSIFSKIVAGEIPAHVVAETTEFLAFLDVSPLTMGHVLVIPKKEIDYIFDMDEESYFGLTLFAKIVAVAVKKAFPCIKVGMAVIGLEVPHVHIHLIPMNAVGDMNFNKAKLSPTQEELQEAALKIKAQL; encoded by the coding sequence ATGTCAAGTATATTTTCTAAGATCGTAGCAGGAGAAATTCCCGCACATGTAGTTGCCGAAACGACAGAGTTTCTGGCGTTTTTAGATGTTAGTCCTTTAACAATGGGTCATGTACTGGTAATCCCTAAAAAGGAAATTGATTATATATTTGATATGGACGAAGAAAGTTATTTCGGACTTACTTTATTTGCTAAGATAGTAGCAGTGGCAGTAAAGAAGGCTTTTCCATGTATCAAGGTAGGAATGGCTGTTATTGGCCTGGAAGTACCCCACGTACACATCCATCTGATTCCTATGAATGCTGTTGGAGATATGAACTTCAATAAAGCGAAGCTAAGCCCAACACAGGAAGAGCTGCAGGAAGCAGCACTCAAAATTAAAGCACAATTGTAA